A single region of the Nicotiana sylvestris chromosome 6, ASM39365v2, whole genome shotgun sequence genome encodes:
- the LOC138870676 gene encoding uncharacterized protein, translating into MGIMLTTSTMDATGTILPLAYAVVDSENDASWKWFFEQFKQAYGERTSMCVVSDRNESILKAISIVYPGVPHYSCVWHIWTNIRANFKKGHLKLNELYFAIAGSYTLDEFNKRMSKIEEIGPHVKSYLYNIGYHRWSRVHATVNRTWTMTSNIAESLNAVTKEGRELPIFDLLEYMRTLLEHWTKEKLLKAKCTFTYLGYKFNKELEKNSTLYQKLRVRASTDHIHTVIDGVKRYIVCLERKKYSCGQFQLDELPCPHALVALRHRNETYENYCSSYYTRESLLRTYEIPVNPLPDESKWNVPQHISDEVVNPPTGEKK; encoded by the exons ATGGGGATTATGCTGACAACAAGCACAATGGATGCAACCG GTACAATATTGCCTTTGGCATATGCTGTGGTTGATTCGGAAAACGACGCATCGTGGAAGTGGTTTTTTGAGCAATTCAAGCAAGCATATGGTGAAAGAACTTCAATGTGTGTTGTTTCAGATAGGAATGAGAGTATCTTGAAGGCGATATCAATTGTCTATCCGGGCGTACCACATTACTCTTGCGTGtggcatatttggacaaatataaggGCAAATTTCAAGAAGGGTCATCTAAAATTAAATGAATTGTACTTTGCTATAGCAGGGTCATACACTCTGGATGAATTTAATAAAAGGATGTCGAAGATTGAAGAGATAGGCCCACATGTTAAATCATACCTCTATAatattggctatcatagatggtCAAGAGTACATGCAACGGTGAATAGAACTTGGACTATGACATCAAACATTGCCGAGTCGTTGAATGCTGTAACAAAAGAGGGAAGAGAGTTGCCAATATTTGACCTATTAGAGTATATGAGGACACTTCTTGAACATTGGACGAAAGAGAAGTTATTGAAGGCAAAGTGTACTTTCACATACCTTGGGTACAAATTCAACAAAGAATTGGAGAAAAACAGTACATTATATCAGAAACTTAGG GTAAGGGCTTCAACAGATCATATCCATACTGTGATAGATGGTGTGAAGCGGTACATTGTGTGTCTTGAAAGGAAGAAATATAGTTGTGGCcaattccaacttgatgaacttCCATGTCCGCATGCTTTGGTAGCTCTAAGGCACAGGAATGAAACTTATGAAAACTATTGCTCTTCGTATTACACAAGGGAGAGCCTGCTGCGTACATATGAAATACCAGTAAATCCCCTTCCTGATGAAAGCAAATGGAATGTGCCACAACATATATCTGATGAAGTAGTAAATCCACCTACGGGAGAGAAAAAGTAG
- the LOC104236994 gene encoding uncharacterized protein, whose product MEGLIPLVYKSIKRNKTLRKYESLSSAGANSYNIEDFYPNESYLVAADGGGAENYRHRRTQSFHVKYDGGLNSVSTPKDKQLVRFTSHRMFSCVTGGV is encoded by the coding sequence ATGGAAGGTCTAATTCCATTGGTATACAAGAGCATCAAAAGGAACAAAACTCTTCGAAAATACGAATCCCTCTCCTCTGCAGGCGCTAACAGCTATAACATTGAAGACTTTTATCCAAATGAAAGTTACCTCGTGGCGGCCGATGGTGGCGGTGCAGAGAACTACCGGCACCGGCGGACTCAGTCATTTCACGTCAAATACGACGGCGGATTGAACAGTGTTTCTACTCCTAAGGATAAACAACTTGTGAGGTTCACAAGTCACAGAATGTTCTCATGTGTAACTGGTGGTGTATGA